A region from the Lytechinus variegatus isolate NC3 chromosome 6, Lvar_3.0, whole genome shotgun sequence genome encodes:
- the LOC121417460 gene encoding tripartite motif-containing protein 12A-like yields the protein MATKPDSVQGLHCPMCLDVIRDATILCCGHSFCRDCLEAYDKQHKDLKHIVCPVCRKSTKLDKDRIAGLTPNFLAKGLEDILKVRDSKENIEDAYSKFCPVHSDIYQDIYCQACTKFICLSCFIDSHQGHKIKKKEELERELKIRKEAVLQRSEIRKTQLEKHLSEADQQREQLKSHLGSLEMKVMDAYAIKVDILQQNKEELLEKIKGLKVSSDRVFGHCTSQLMEVMDRIDQSSKLLISHSKKHLDPNVIKGDNLKCDNLEKALAETTDEETLVCAAQLLEDVEALQFSPADDKLLDLGCMDSGQKNNLNGSRMPTSSTVIFTLSFLSLEILNF from the coding sequence ATGGCCACCAAACCAGATTCGGTCCAGGGATTGCACTGTCCAATGTGTCTCGATGTCATCAGGGACGCGACCATCCTCTGCTGTGGACATTCCTTTTGCAGGGATTGCCTGGAAGCATATGACAAACAGCACAAGGACCTGAAGCACATTGTCTGTCCAGTCTGCAGGAAGTCCACCAAGCTTGACAAGGACCGCATCGCGGGATTAACACCCAATTTCCTAGCCAAGGGACTTGAGGATATCCTGAAGGTCAGAGACagcaaagaaaatattgaagacGCGTATTCTAAATTCTGTCCAGTGCACAGTGACATCTACCAAGATATATACTGTCAGGCTTGTACTAAGTTCATCTGTCTCTCGTGTTTTATTGACTCTCATCAAGGTCATAAGattaagaaaaaggaggagctTGAGCGGGAGCTAAAGATCAGGAAAGAAGCTGTTCTGCAGAGAAGCGAAATAAGAAAGACCCAGCTTGAGAAACACTTGAGTGAAGCTGACCAACAAAGAGAGCAACTGAAATCCCACCTGGGTAGTTTGGAGATGAAAGTCATGGATGCCTATGCCATCAAAGTTGATATTCTTCAGCAAAATAAAGAAGAGTTGCTAGAAAAGATAAAGGGTCTCAAAGTATCTTCTGACAGGGTGTTCGGGCATTGCACTTCGCAGTTGATGGAAGTGATGGACAGGATAGATCAGTCTAGCAAACTTTTGATAAGTCATTCAAAGAAGCATCTTGATCCAAATGTGATTAAAGGGGACAATCTTAAATGTGACAATCTAGAAAAAGCATTGGCAGAAACGACGGATGAGGAAACTTTAGTTTGTGCAGCACAATTATTGGAAGATGTAGAGGCCCTACAATTCAGTCCTGCTGATGATAAGCTTCTTGACCTAGGCTGTATGGATTCTGGTCAGAAGAACAATCTGAATGGCAGTCGAATGCCGACGTCATCAACTGTTATTTTTACTCTCTCATTTTTATCcttggaaatattgaatttctga